The DNA region GATTTCGGGACTGTTTACGGTGGGACTTGGATTTTCGCTGCAGCAGATTGTAGCAAATCCTTTGGCAATCGAAGTCGGACCAGTAGAAACTGGATCTCAACGTTTGACGATGGCAGGAGGAATCAATAATTTGGGAACCACGATTGGACCGTTGATCGTGGCATTTGCGATTTTTGGTTCCGCAACCGCTTCGAATACGGATGCAAGCATTGAGTCCGTAAAAATCCCCTATCTTGTTTTGGGAGCGGCTTTTGTTTTGGTGGCGGTACTTTTGAAGTTTTCGTCGCTGCCGCAAGTGACGCCGACCATTAAAGAAAATACTGACGATTCAGTTCCAGCAGAACACCGAGATTCCGCACTGAAATATCCACAGTTGGTGATGGGAATGATCGCCATTTTCGTTTATGTGGGAGTAGAAGTTGCAACCGCGGCAAACCTTCCTGCGTATATGGAAAAATCTTTAGGATTCGAGACGAAAGATGTTGCACCTTACATCTCTTTATACTGGGCATCCTTAATGATCGGAAGATGGACCGGAGCGGTTGAAGCATTTGATTTCAACGCGGGGATCAAGAAGATTCTTAGGTTTTTGGCGCCTTATCTCGCGTTCGGAGTTTTCCTTTTGGTAAACGCGATTGCGAAACACGACCTTTCGCATTTCTATATTTATGGTGTAATTATTTTGGTGATGATTGTTTGCGATATCCTGAGTAAAGGAAATCCTGCGAGAATGCTCCTGATCTTTTCACT from Chryseobacterium suipulveris includes:
- a CDS encoding MFS transporter, with protein sequence MYANYSKQTNWAQFVPLVTVFFFWGFVAASNDILIPVFKKAFNLTQSQSQYVAVAFYVAYTVGSLIYMFISKALKQDLINKIGYKNGLITGLLISAAGTLLFYPAANMGSFPLMISGLFTVGLGFSLQQIVANPLAIEVGPVETGSQRLTMAGGINNLGTTIGPLIVAFAIFGSATASNTDASIESVKIPYLVLGAAFVLVAVLLKFSSLPQVTPTIKENTDDSVPAEHRDSALKYPQLVMGMIAIFVYVGVEVATAANLPAYMEKSLGFETKDVAPYISLYWASLMIGRWTGAVEAFDFNAGIKKILRFLAPYLAFGVFLLVNAIAKHDLSHFYIYGVIILVMIVCDILSKGNPARMLLIFSLMGILALVIGMLTTGMTSVYAFTSVGLFCSTLWPCIFALAINGLGKHTNQGSGFLIMMIMGGGIISWIQGMLADATNIHFSYIVGVLCFAYLAFYAIRVPGILKSQGIELGNLDSKGGH